One Fibrobacter sp. UWB16 DNA window includes the following coding sequences:
- a CDS encoding LPP20 family lipoprotein, translating into MKKLIACFALAALFAGCSSNPPQTPQEKQASLLIEMQMQKKSYLKQHIPAGIGIGESADEQIAYEKADQNARVDLAKSIDAQTKALVKNFKEDVSDEIAEHFQSTSKTSVNQRLNGATLNDVKVETTADGKFKVYGVMTLDSDLVSEYIKMLEQQEKKEEAEKIRAAAEKAYAELDEME; encoded by the coding sequence ATGAAAAAACTCATCGCATGTTTCGCTCTTGCAGCACTTTTCGCTGGCTGCTCAAGCAACCCGCCGCAGACCCCGCAAGAAAAGCAAGCTAGCCTCCTCATCGAAATGCAGATGCAGAAGAAGAGCTACCTCAAGCAGCACATTCCGGCTGGCATCGGCATCGGCGAATCCGCAGATGAACAGATTGCTTACGAAAAGGCCGACCAGAACGCTCGCGTAGACCTCGCCAAGTCTATCGATGCTCAAACCAAGGCTCTTGTCAAGAACTTCAAGGAAGATGTGAGCGACGAAATTGCCGAACACTTCCAGAGCACGTCCAAGACCTCTGTGAACCAGCGCCTCAATGGTGCAACGCTCAACGACGTCAAGGTTGAAACCACAGCCGATGGCAAGTTCAAGGTTTACGGCGTGATGACGCTCGACTCTGACCTCGTCTCCGAATACATCAAGATGCTCGAACAGCAAGAAAAGAAGGAAGAAGCTGAAAAGATTCGCGCCGCTGCTGAAAAGGCTTACGCCGAACTTGATGAAATGGAATAA
- a CDS encoding MotA/TolQ/ExbB proton channel family protein, translating into MNNTVPILQMITQSDIVTMIILGILAFMSLGSWGIIIVKFFKHKSNLRANAKFFKDFCKLKHFSELQKLCTVSSDSALRLLSVEVLNEVSKFKGKVTYESIQHRSSLLEDAIQRSIEGIRMGEDRYLTFLATSSNLAPFFGLLGTVWGIMIAFFQIGHHGSADLTVVAPGIAMALITTVAGLVVAIPASAGYNYFTSKNGSNETSYYNFGSQVLSLFKRGDMLAVEGVAEEEA; encoded by the coding sequence TTGAACAATACTGTACCTATACTGCAGATGATCACGCAGTCCGATATTGTAACCATGATTATTCTCGGGATTCTCGCTTTTATGTCGCTGGGTTCCTGGGGCATCATCATCGTGAAGTTCTTTAAGCATAAATCGAATTTGCGTGCCAATGCCAAGTTCTTTAAGGATTTCTGCAAGCTCAAGCATTTCTCTGAACTCCAAAAACTTTGTACCGTCTCTAGCGATAGCGCACTCCGCCTGTTGAGCGTCGAGGTCTTGAACGAAGTATCCAAGTTCAAGGGTAAAGTAACTTACGAATCTATTCAGCATCGTTCCTCCTTACTCGAAGATGCTATCCAGCGTTCGATTGAAGGAATCCGCATGGGTGAGGACCGCTATTTGACTTTCCTTGCCACGAGCTCTAACTTGGCTCCGTTCTTTGGCTTGCTCGGTACGGTTTGGGGCATCATGATTGCGTTCTTCCAGATTGGTCATCATGGTTCTGCGGATTTGACTGTTGTCGCTCCGGGTATCGCTATGGCGCTTATCACCACGGTGGCTGGCCTTGTTGTGGCTATCCCTGCCTCTGCCGGGTACAATTACTTTACCTCTAAAAATGGAAGTAACGAAACTTCTTATTACAACTTTGGATCGCAAGTATTGAGTTTGTTCAAGAGAGGGGACATGCTCGCTGTTGAAGGAGTTGCCGAGGAGGAAGCGTGA
- a CDS encoding biopolymer transporter ExbD — MKRSRRKDLKQELNLTNMIDIVFAILIVFILCAPLMSQGVKVNLPQVKAPTMEQQKLLKVSITKNLEIFIADMQVDMESFESIFKSLWNGEMAVVINSDEAVSYGFVMKVVTQVQKLGVTKLGFLTMTPKDELVNEKK, encoded by the coding sequence GTGAAACGCAGCCGCCGTAAGGACTTAAAGCAGGAACTTAACCTCACGAACATGATTGACATCGTGTTCGCAATCTTGATTGTGTTTATTTTGTGTGCACCGTTGATGAGCCAGGGCGTGAAGGTCAATCTCCCGCAGGTCAAGGCTCCGACGATGGAACAGCAGAAACTATTGAAAGTTTCCATCACCAAGAACCTCGAAATTTTCATCGCCGATATGCAGGTGGATATGGAAAGTTTCGAGAGCATTTTCAAGTCGCTGTGGAATGGCGAAATGGCTGTGGTCATCAATTCGGACGAAGCTGTAAGTTACGGCTTTGTGATGAAGGTGGTGACGCAGGTGCAAAAGCTCGGTGTAACGAAGCTCGGTTTCTTGACAATGACCCCAAAAGACGAACTGGTAAATGAAAAGAAATAG
- a CDS encoding folylpolyglutamate synthase/dihydrofolate synthase family protein, with product MIQNGLEYLNSRLIFGMMPGLASTRKLCEALGNPQKKFKTIHVVGTNGKGSTSYYLSGVLQAHGLKTGLYTSPHLVSMRERIRVNDLPIDDESLDRLIMQVKAAAEETQVEPTFFEVLTIVAFLYYAEQNIDVAVLEAGMGGRLDSTAVADGELIVLTSIGLEHTEVLGSTESAILKEKMGVAGSAQSILSNGHSKTFVLGGLNDALIAEAKIFAASHGCLCVVPEIRNDIELPNLGQHYIENASLSLKAAELFLQRISNSDKEIPAFAGMTNPSVYDDALALKTLATRSWAGRMQKLIDANGVTKFILDGAHNSHAVRRLVETLDKYYPNQKFHCVFGALRDKDVGEMLKLMAPHVSAWHITRTPYPRFRELIDLQGELEKLGLHVASAGEFSLEYLNEVCASVTDGSPVLITGSLYMIGATVQALKDVFDGLAFFRGMEPTTNEHR from the coding sequence ATGATTCAGAACGGATTGGAATATTTGAATTCCCGCCTCATATTCGGGATGATGCCGGGTCTTGCTTCTACCCGTAAACTTTGCGAAGCTCTCGGAAATCCTCAAAAAAAGTTTAAGACGATTCATGTTGTTGGCACGAACGGCAAGGGCTCGACGAGCTATTACTTGTCGGGTGTTTTGCAGGCGCACGGCCTCAAGACGGGGCTTTATACGAGCCCGCACTTGGTGAGCATGCGTGAACGCATCCGTGTGAACGATTTGCCGATTGACGATGAATCTCTTGACCGTTTGATTATGCAGGTCAAGGCCGCTGCCGAAGAAACGCAAGTGGAACCGACGTTTTTTGAAGTGCTGACGATTGTCGCATTCCTCTATTACGCAGAACAGAACATCGATGTTGCGGTCTTGGAAGCGGGCATGGGCGGTCGCTTGGACAGCACTGCCGTTGCCGATGGCGAATTGATTGTGCTTACGAGCATCGGGCTGGAGCACACGGAAGTTCTCGGTAGCACGGAATCTGCAATCCTCAAGGAAAAAATGGGTGTGGCGGGTTCCGCACAAAGTATTCTTTCGAATGGTCATAGCAAGACTTTTGTCTTGGGTGGCTTGAATGATGCTTTGATTGCTGAAGCCAAAATTTTTGCGGCTTCGCACGGATGCTTGTGCGTTGTTCCCGAAATCCGTAACGATATTGAACTCCCGAATTTAGGACAACATTACATTGAAAACGCAAGCCTTTCGCTTAAGGCTGCGGAATTATTTTTACAACGTATATCGAACAGTGATAAGGAGATTCCCGCTTTCGCGGGAATGACAAATCCGAGTGTGTACGATGATGCGCTTGCACTTAAGACTCTTGCGACGCGCTCCTGGGCGGGCCGTATGCAAAAGCTTATCGATGCAAACGGCGTGACAAAGTTTATTCTAGATGGTGCGCACAATTCCCATGCAGTCCGCCGTCTGGTCGAGACGCTTGATAAGTATTACCCGAATCAGAAGTTCCATTGCGTGTTTGGAGCGCTCCGCGACAAGGATGTGGGCGAGATGCTCAAGCTCATGGCGCCGCACGTGAGCGCTTGGCATATCACGCGTACGCCGTATCCGCGATTCCGCGAACTCATTGATTTGCAGGGCGAGCTTGAAAAGCTTGGACTGCATGTCGCGAGTGCGGGCGAGTTTTCCCTTGAGTATCTCAATGAAGTTTGTGCGAGCGTCACGGACGGTTCGCCGGTGCTCATTACAGGTAGTCTTTATATGATTGGGGCGACTGTGCAGGCGCTTAAGGATGTTTTTGATGGGCTCGCGTTCTTCCGAGGCATGGAGCCCACGACGAACGAACACCGCTAA
- a CDS encoding endonuclease, whose protein sequence is MKVSASAVALILCVFATFSFAKVDPEASPRHYNYRDAGKQMRRIYYGELQETIYCGCRYLDKKHVDFSTCNYKPRENPNRKSLDRTKRIEWEHIVTAHNMGQHLPCWRDGGRKNCSANDTTFKIMEGDLHNLYPAIGEVNGDRSNFMFSQWTNNPVPMYGECETIVDFKDKKVQPRKEVRGLIARVHFYMEKTYNINLSKQDRKLFEAWDKMYPVTERECERDRRIFKVQGDHNPFVFEKCLDSVDK, encoded by the coding sequence ATGAAAGTTTCAGCAAGCGCTGTCGCTTTGATTCTTTGCGTTTTCGCAACTTTTTCGTTTGCGAAAGTCGATCCCGAGGCATCACCTCGTCACTACAACTACCGCGATGCAGGCAAGCAGATGAGGCGCATCTACTACGGCGAACTTCAGGAAACCATCTACTGCGGTTGCCGCTATCTCGACAAAAAACACGTGGACTTTAGCACCTGCAACTACAAGCCGCGTGAAAACCCCAACCGCAAAAGCCTTGATCGCACCAAGCGCATCGAGTGGGAACACATCGTGACCGCCCACAACATGGGGCAACACCTCCCCTGCTGGCGTGACGGCGGCCGCAAGAACTGCAGCGCAAACGACACCACATTCAAGATCATGGAAGGCGACCTCCACAACCTCTACCCCGCCATTGGCGAAGTGAACGGAGACCGCAGCAACTTCATGTTCAGCCAGTGGACGAACAACCCGGTCCCCATGTACGGCGAGTGCGAAACTATCGTCGATTTCAAGGACAAGAAGGTCCAACCCCGCAAAGAAGTCCGAGGCTTAATCGCCCGCGTGCATTTCTACATGGAAAAGACCTACAACATCAACCTCTCCAAGCAAGACCGCAAACTTTTCGAAGCCTGGGACAAAATGTACCCCGTCACCGAGCGCGAATGCGAGCGCGACCGCCGCATTTTCAAGGTCCAGGGTGACCACAACCCCTTCGTCTTCGAGAAATGCCTAGATTCTGTTGACAAGTAG
- a CDS encoding energy transducer TonB — protein sequence MKRNRDHIQYFETENDGSLLKIIVCAVVFHLAVVGTLIGLHNIDLSKPAEEIPVFEMVQVDEPVKQPVAHAPKPEPEPQQAPKVEPPPPQPPEPVPETAPEPEPAPEPTPVKTLEPEAPQVPEEPAPEVKPDTPEPVPVPEPKSEEKKPEEKVEKPKPVEKPVEKPVEKVAKKTVEKKNVEKKPAKKPKDDDDFDIDDLNLQKSFELPSLKAVNPIDMDPLMQVFLERAKAKIMSNFNPPNGLTIDRDAKTTVQFSVERSGAITSVFLKRSSSNSAWDHLSMRAVKISKLPELPPTYKGSSLVLQFNFTPN from the coding sequence ATGAAAAGAAATAGGGACCATATCCAATATTTCGAGACGGAAAACGATGGATCTTTGCTCAAGATCATCGTGTGTGCTGTCGTGTTTCATTTGGCGGTTGTCGGGACTTTGATTGGTTTGCACAATATTGATTTGAGCAAGCCTGCCGAAGAAATTCCCGTGTTCGAGATGGTGCAAGTCGATGAACCGGTAAAGCAGCCGGTGGCACACGCCCCGAAGCCGGAACCAGAACCGCAGCAAGCGCCGAAGGTGGAACCGCCGCCTCCGCAACCGCCCGAACCGGTGCCAGAAACAGCCCCTGAACCGGAACCCGCTCCAGAGCCGACTCCTGTAAAAACGCTTGAGCCGGAAGCTCCGCAAGTTCCCGAAGAGCCTGCTCCCGAAGTTAAGCCCGATACGCCGGAACCTGTGCCTGTGCCGGAACCCAAGTCCGAAGAAAAGAAGCCGGAAGAAAAGGTCGAAAAGCCGAAGCCGGTCGAGAAGCCTGTTGAAAAACCGGTCGAAAAGGTCGCGAAGAAAACGGTAGAAAAGAAGAACGTCGAAAAGAAGCCTGCGAAAAAGCCGAAGGATGATGACGACTTTGATATTGATGATTTGAACTTGCAAAAGTCGTTTGAATTGCCGAGCCTCAAGGCGGTCAATCCGATTGATATGGACCCGCTGATGCAGGTGTTCCTGGAACGCGCAAAGGCAAAAATCATGAGCAATTTCAACCCGCCGAACGGACTGACGATTGATCGTGATGCAAAGACGACGGTGCAGTTCTCGGTGGAACGCTCGGGTGCGATTACTAGCGTGTTCCTCAAACGGTCTTCGTCGAACAGTGCGTGGGACCACTTGTCGATGCGTGCGGTGAAAATTTCGAAGTTGCCGGAACTCCCGCCGACGTACAAGGGTTCAAGTCTTGTGTTGCAGTTTAACTTTACGCCGAACTAG
- the rpsD gene encoding 30S ribosomal protein S4: MSSFRGPKGKVARSLGVAVSQKTQKALDRRNFAPGQHGQTRKKSASVYKQQLVEKQRLRFTYNISEAQLAKAYKEANRREGSAGDNLMILLETRLDAVVYRMGFARTIFAARQYVAHGHFTVNGVRSFSPSRLIKAGDVIAVREQSKEHVQIKEAIASAAAAPEYLSVDLGKMQGTLVKLPLRDQIPVKLEEQLVVEYYSR; this comes from the coding sequence ATGTCCTCCTTCCGCGGACCTAAAGGTAAAGTAGCACGCTCTCTCGGCGTTGCCGTTTCTCAGAAGACTCAAAAGGCTCTCGACCGCCGCAACTTCGCACCTGGCCAGCATGGTCAGACCCGCAAGAAGTCTGCTTCCGTTTACAAGCAGCAGTTGGTCGAAAAGCAGCGTCTTCGTTTCACCTACAACATTTCCGAAGCTCAGCTTGCCAAGGCATACAAGGAAGCTAACCGTCGTGAAGGTTCTGCAGGTGATAACCTGATGATCTTGCTCGAAACTCGTCTTGACGCAGTTGTCTACCGCATGGGTTTTGCCCGTACGATCTTCGCTGCTCGTCAGTACGTTGCACACGGTCACTTCACTGTGAACGGTGTTCGTAGCTTCTCTCCGAGCCGCCTCATCAAGGCTGGCGACGTGATCGCTGTTCGTGAACAGTCCAAGGAACACGTGCAGATCAAGGAAGCAATCGCTTCTGCAGCTGCCGCTCCGGAATACTTGTCTGTCGATCTCGGCAAGATGCAGGGTACTCTCGTGAAGCTTCCGCTCCGCGACCAGATCCCGGTCAAGCTCGAAGAACAGCTCGTCGTGGAATACTACTCCAGGTAG